A part of Chloroflexota bacterium genomic DNA contains:
- a CDS encoding metallophosphoesterase family protein codes for MRTLILSDVHSNLTALQAVLDDAAPFDRVFCLGDVVGYGPDPNECIDALRELAELACVKGNHDAAILGEIDIHAFNNDARVSLEWLVSQLTPENYRWLRERPEKLEIDAFTLAHGSPRNPVWEYVMELSIARRNMDMFDTQFCLVGHTHIPCIFKMDDETADSTNLYLIGPDQPFKLNLKSIVNPGSVGQPRDHNPLSSYMIYDDQEELPWVYHRVPYDVEAVQERILAAGLPVRHAARLSEGW; via the coding sequence ATGCGAACCCTGATCCTTTCGGACGTTCATTCGAACCTGACGGCGCTGCAAGCCGTGCTTGATGATGCAGCGCCTTTTGATCGTGTGTTTTGTCTGGGGGATGTGGTGGGGTATGGGCCGGATCCGAATGAGTGCATTGACGCTCTGCGGGAATTGGCTGAACTGGCCTGCGTCAAGGGGAATCATGACGCGGCAATCCTGGGTGAAATTGATATTCACGCTTTCAATAATGATGCTCGGGTTTCTCTGGAATGGCTGGTTTCCCAGCTCACCCCCGAGAACTACCGCTGGCTGCGTGAACGCCCTGAGAAACTTGAAATCGATGCGTTCACGCTGGCACACGGCAGCCCGCGCAACCCAGTTTGGGAATATGTGATGGAGCTCAGCATCGCCAGGAGGAATATGGATATGTTTGATACCCAATTCTGTCTGGTTGGGCATACGCATATCCCCTGTATTTTCAAGATGGATGACGAGACTGCGGATTCCACGAATCTCTACCTGATCGGCCCCGATCAGCCGTTTAAATTGAATTTGAAGTCCATTGTGAACCCCGGATCGGTGGGGCAGCCCCGAGACCATAACCCGCTGTCATCATATATGATCTACGATGACCAGGAAGAACTGCCCTGGGTTTATCACCGGGTGCCCTATGACGTCGAAGCGGTACAGGAGCGAATTTTGGCGGCTGGTTTGCCAGTGCGGCATGCGGCCCGGTTGAGCGAGGGCTGGTGA
- a CDS encoding DUF3048 domain-containing protein, with amino-acid sequence MNRNKRYTLWLVLALLTTILTACGQTGLSEVEMAGTYAAQTIAAMPSATEKVVPTETATPEPTATSTPTQVPTVGAVGPADFPEGVNPLTGLMVDNPENLNRRPVFVKVANYPATGRPHAGLSSADIVFEYYIGYGSNRFIGVFYGENADQIGPVRSGRLVDPQLVNMYQGILGFQGAYETILTKIVDSLGVRAISGTGNACPAICDNGDSTVISIFANSAELTALASRRGVDNHQYTLDGMAFDPVAPAGGSEGTDVLVQYSNLDRGEWVFDIPTGKYLRLIEDTTGSELQMVPLTDRNTGEQLAFSNVVVLNAYYTEYTAAMHDIDIWGNTTGRPAVIFRDGQAYEVTWKATSNNQPIQFFDENGDPFPLKPGNTWMAIMGIYSNATQTEGDWKFIFNLP; translated from the coding sequence ATGAATCGAAACAAACGTTATACGCTTTGGTTAGTTTTGGCACTCCTGACCACGATCCTCACGGCTTGTGGTCAGACTGGTTTATCGGAAGTAGAAATGGCAGGCACCTATGCCGCGCAGACGATTGCTGCGATGCCTTCCGCTACCGAAAAGGTTGTGCCAACCGAAACCGCCACTCCAGAACCGACAGCAACTTCTACGCCCACTCAGGTACCAACGGTTGGTGCCGTGGGCCCAGCAGATTTTCCCGAGGGGGTTAATCCTTTGACCGGATTGATGGTTGATAATCCAGAGAATTTGAACCGGCGGCCAGTATTCGTCAAGGTGGCGAACTACCCGGCAACCGGTCGGCCACATGCCGGCCTTTCATCGGCTGATATCGTCTTTGAATACTATATCGGCTATGGCAGCAACCGGTTTATTGGTGTTTTTTATGGCGAGAATGCCGACCAGATCGGGCCGGTGCGGTCCGGGCGGTTGGTGGACCCGCAGTTGGTGAATATGTATCAGGGCATCCTGGGTTTTCAGGGTGCGTATGAGACGATTTTGACCAAGATCGTTGATTCGCTGGGTGTTCGCGCCATCAGCGGCACGGGCAATGCCTGCCCTGCGATTTGTGATAACGGTGATAGCACGGTTATCAGTATTTTTGCCAACTCCGCTGAACTGACGGCACTGGCCTCACGACGCGGTGTGGATAACCATCAGTACACGTTGGATGGCATGGCTTTTGATCCTGTGGCGCCTGCCGGCGGCTCGGAAGGGACGGATGTCCTGGTGCAGTATTCCAACCTGGACCGGGGCGAATGGGTCTTCGATATTCCCACAGGCAAGTACCTGCGATTAATTGAGGATACAACCGGCTCTGAACTCCAAATGGTCCCCCTGACGGATCGTAATACAGGTGAACAGCTGGCTTTCTCTAATGTGGTTGTGCTTAATGCCTATTACACGGAATATACCGCCGCGATGCATGATATTGATATTTGGGGGAACACGACCGGGCGCCCAGCTGTGATCTTCCGCGATGGTCAGGCTTATGAGGTGACCTGGAAAGCCACCAGCAATAACCAACCCATCCAATTCTTCGATGAAAATGGCGATCCATTCCCATTGAAGCCGGGGAATACCTGGATGGCCATCATGGGCATTTATTCCAACGCTACCCAGACGGAAGGCGATTGGAAATTCATTTTCAATCTGCCATAA